From a region of the Nitrospira sp. genome:
- a CDS encoding FAD-dependent thymidylate synthase has product MPPEPSAYALARYSRSPDSIENSIKWVHGHSSEKFWEQFYFDYGHASIADLGHVTICFEDISELAAIRLEDEPLWDGQAKSSRYQNFSSNRWFVPDQIRGSETEAVYEGILRSLSEVYRLLHDPLTRFLAEREPRPESMKPADYERTIAARAFDVTRYLLPLAAKTNVGQVVSIRTLEKQITRLLSSQLPELRAIAEDLREACHRPPVNLWGELSGQSPGQAAPLAPTLARHAKASQYQESVYSELARHAREALRPTGLDQPDAWGPVEPVDLIEPHHPLDELVTTLLYRVAQAPYRKILEVVKEWPDRQKQATIEVATKQRGPYDELIKEFRSGYAFTFDILMDLGAWRDMHRHRRCQQVQQNFTTVHGYDVPPPLVEAGLDLEYRQAMDAVRHDIELLRKKDQEASLYAIPFGFKVRCLFKMDYAEAEYISKLRSGVKGHWSYRTVAWQMKQQLTQRFPFLGEQIRATSPDIEDTLTR; this is encoded by the coding sequence ATGCCGCCGGAACCGTCTGCCTATGCGCTCGCCCGATACAGTCGCTCCCCCGATTCAATAGAAAATAGCATCAAGTGGGTCCATGGCCACTCGTCCGAAAAATTCTGGGAACAGTTTTACTTCGATTACGGGCACGCCTCCATTGCCGACCTGGGTCATGTGACCATTTGCTTTGAAGACATTTCGGAACTCGCCGCCATTCGGTTGGAAGATGAACCGCTGTGGGATGGTCAAGCGAAATCCAGCCGGTATCAGAATTTTTCGTCCAATCGATGGTTTGTGCCCGATCAGATTCGAGGCAGCGAAACGGAAGCCGTGTACGAGGGGATTCTTCGAAGCCTCTCCGAGGTCTATCGTTTGCTCCATGATCCGCTGACGCGATTCCTGGCTGAACGGGAGCCACGCCCTGAGTCGATGAAGCCTGCCGACTACGAGCGGACCATAGCAGCCAGAGCGTTCGATGTGACGCGGTATCTGCTTCCCCTTGCCGCAAAGACCAACGTCGGTCAGGTCGTGAGCATCCGGACGTTGGAAAAGCAGATCACACGATTGTTGTCTTCTCAGCTTCCGGAATTGCGGGCAATCGCTGAAGATTTGAGAGAGGCCTGTCACCGTCCGCCGGTGAATCTGTGGGGCGAATTATCCGGCCAATCGCCCGGTCAAGCTGCCCCATTGGCGCCCACACTGGCGCGACATGCCAAGGCCAGCCAGTACCAGGAATCGGTGTATTCGGAGTTGGCCCGCCATGCTCGTGAAGCGTTGCGCCCAACGGGCCTTGACCAACCGGATGCTTGGGGTCCGGTCGAACCGGTCGATTTGATCGAACCACACCATCCTCTCGACGAGCTCGTCACGACGCTTCTCTACCGGGTCGCGCAAGCCCCGTACCGGAAAATACTCGAAGTCGTCAAAGAATGGCCGGATCGACAGAAGCAAGCGACCATCGAGGTCGCAACCAAACAGCGCGGCCCCTACGATGAACTCATCAAGGAGTTTCGCAGCGGTTACGCATTCACATTCGATATCCTGATGGACCTCGGGGCGTGGCGGGATATGCATCGCCACCGCCGCTGCCAGCAAGTGCAACAGAACTTCACGACCGTCCATGGCTACGATGTTCCGCCGCCGCTTGTCGAAGCGGGGTTGGATCTGGAGTACCGGCAAGCGATGGATGCCGTGCGTCACGACATCGAGTTACTCAGGAAAAAGGATCAAGAAGCGTCGCTCTACGCGATTCCGTTCGGCTTCAAAGTGCGTTGCTTGTTCAAAATGGACTATGCTGAAGCCGAATACATCAGCAAGCTACGATCCGGCGTCAAAGGCCACTGGTCGTACCGGACGGTCGCGTGGCAGATGAAACAACAGCTCACCCAACGATTCCCCTTCCTCGGTGAACAGATTCGCGCGACATCGCCCGATATCGAAGACACACTGACTCGATAA
- a CDS encoding histidine--tRNA ligase yields MIKGIKGVKDLLPEDTPRWRLIEETARRWADRYGFHEIRIPIFEVTTLFARSIGASTDIVEKEMYTFQDRDGTSLTLRPEGTAGTVRAYIEHNRAAVPVPQKYFYFGPMFRHERPQAGRLRQFHQFGVESLGMADPRADVEVISLLWRILCELGLPSLTLEINNLGYASDRDVYRPHLVEYLKQHESGLCANCRHRIEANPLRVLDCKVPECRAITETAPRLADSLSEAARSYFSQVLAGLDVTKIPYSLNHRLVRGLDYYNLTTFEVTATNLGAQNAVGAGGRYDGLVETLGGPRTPAVGFALGLERMAMLLPESALNALPERVVVYVAGFGALGAVAGLSTLEELRHSGIQAVSDFRASTLKAHLRQADRLGCRFALILGDEEATKGTALLRNMVTKTQHELGISTLSREIHPFVLGS; encoded by the coding sequence ATGATCAAAGGCATCAAAGGCGTCAAGGATCTGTTGCCGGAGGACACACCCCGTTGGCGTCTCATCGAAGAGACCGCCAGACGATGGGCGGACCGGTATGGGTTTCATGAAATCCGCATTCCGATCTTTGAGGTCACGACCCTATTCGCAAGAAGCATCGGGGCATCGACGGACATCGTTGAGAAAGAAATGTACACCTTCCAGGATCGCGACGGCACATCGCTGACTCTGCGTCCTGAAGGGACTGCCGGAACTGTTCGCGCCTATATCGAGCACAACCGCGCGGCAGTTCCAGTCCCCCAGAAGTACTTCTACTTCGGGCCGATGTTTCGGCACGAAAGGCCTCAAGCAGGGCGCCTCCGCCAATTTCATCAGTTCGGCGTGGAGTCCCTGGGGATGGCCGATCCGCGCGCTGATGTGGAGGTCATTTCCCTTCTGTGGCGAATTCTCTGCGAACTTGGTCTCCCTAGTCTGACGCTGGAGATCAACAACCTCGGTTATGCCAGCGATCGAGATGTGTATCGGCCCCACCTCGTTGAGTACCTCAAACAACATGAATCCGGTCTCTGTGCAAATTGCCGACACCGTATTGAGGCCAATCCGCTCCGGGTTCTCGATTGCAAAGTTCCCGAGTGCCGCGCAATAACGGAGACGGCTCCCCGGCTGGCCGACTCGCTTTCAGAAGCGGCCCGTTCTTACTTCTCCCAGGTCTTGGCCGGCCTCGATGTCACGAAGATCCCTTATTCCTTGAACCATCGGCTCGTTCGTGGGCTTGATTACTATAACCTCACGACGTTCGAGGTCACCGCAACAAATCTTGGTGCGCAAAACGCCGTAGGGGCGGGCGGGCGCTACGACGGCCTCGTTGAGACTCTCGGAGGGCCTCGCACACCAGCAGTGGGTTTCGCTCTCGGTCTCGAACGGATGGCGATGTTGTTGCCTGAATCTGCACTGAATGCTCTTCCGGAGCGCGTGGTTGTGTATGTCGCGGGGTTCGGTGCTCTCGGAGCTGTAGCCGGTCTCTCAACCCTCGAAGAACTGCGTCATTCCGGAATCCAAGCGGTCTCGGACTTCCGGGCTTCGACGTTGAAGGCTCACTTGCGCCAAGCTGATCGTCTCGGCTGCCGATTTGCGCTCATTCTCGGAGATGAAGAAGCGACCAAAGGAACTGCCCTCTTGCGTAACATGGTCACGAAGACACAGCATGAACTCGGTATTTCAACTCTCTCCCGTGAAATTCACCCCTTTGTCCTCGGCTCGTAA
- a CDS encoding DsrE family protein — translation MKRKIGFLLALPPSDESATTVTRLAQAAVEAGHDVYLYLIDEGVKNMHAQPYRDLAYSGARVFVCAYGCRQHDVSTDALDPKMSLCGLVVLSGIIDTCTPFLSFT, via the coding sequence GTGAAGCGTAAAATTGGTTTCCTCTTGGCCTTGCCTCCGTCGGACGAAAGTGCCACGACAGTCACTCGACTTGCCCAGGCAGCTGTCGAGGCTGGTCACGACGTCTACCTCTACCTCATCGATGAAGGCGTGAAGAACATGCACGCCCAACCATACCGAGACTTGGCATACTCCGGCGCCCGTGTTTTTGTGTGTGCGTATGGCTGCCGCCAACATGACGTATCTACCGACGCTCTGGACCCCAAGATGTCTCTCTGCGGCCTCGTTGTTCTTTCCGGGATCATTGACACCTGTACACCATTCCTCTCATTCACCTGA
- the dnaA gene encoding chromosomal replication initiator protein DnaA, with protein MTNDAVWQEVLQYILAKVPKQVFDTWFLPVHLHRIENSTAHIGVPNKFFGEWLDTHYGSLLEEAMSTVRGTGPMAIAFTVVEKTVGQSIEAPSAVGISRTTSQTRPRRGIQLNPKYTFKNFVVGAGNQFAHAACMAVAEQPGQTYNPLFIYGGVGLGKTHLLNAIGNHVAERSDVRIAYLTTEQFTNEVINSIRYDKMMDLRKRYRHIDMLMIDDIQFLVGKERTQEEFFHTFNALYEGHKQIVLSSDRFPKDMPDIEERLRSRFEWGLIADLQPPDVETRIAILRKKSEDEGVKLPEDVIQFLSTTMKSNIRELEGSLVRLGAYASLTGQVITLELAKNVLRDLIGDKKKIVAMDDIQEAVCSQFHVKLTELKSRRRSKTLVHPRQIAMYLCRELTDASYPEIGRQFGGKDHTTIIHACRQVAKAKEADTELHATLETLKEHILRS; from the coding sequence ATGACGAACGACGCTGTCTGGCAGGAAGTTCTGCAGTACATCCTAGCGAAGGTTCCAAAGCAGGTGTTTGATACGTGGTTTCTACCGGTGCATTTACACCGGATTGAAAACTCGACCGCCCACATTGGAGTTCCGAACAAGTTCTTCGGTGAGTGGCTGGACACTCATTATGGATCTCTCCTGGAAGAAGCCATGTCGACAGTTCGCGGGACTGGACCAATGGCCATCGCATTTACGGTGGTGGAAAAGACGGTTGGTCAGTCGATCGAGGCTCCAAGCGCAGTAGGCATTTCGAGGACCACCAGTCAAACGCGGCCACGCCGCGGGATCCAGCTGAACCCGAAGTATACGTTTAAAAATTTCGTGGTCGGTGCCGGGAATCAATTTGCCCACGCCGCGTGCATGGCCGTCGCCGAGCAGCCGGGTCAGACGTACAACCCGCTGTTCATCTACGGAGGGGTGGGCTTGGGGAAGACCCACCTCTTGAACGCGATAGGGAATCATGTGGCTGAAAGAAGTGATGTCCGAATCGCCTATTTGACGACCGAGCAGTTCACAAATGAAGTGATCAACTCCATTCGCTACGACAAGATGATGGATCTTCGGAAGCGCTACCGGCACATCGATATGCTTATGATCGATGATATTCAATTTCTGGTCGGGAAGGAGCGAACGCAGGAGGAGTTTTTCCATACGTTCAACGCGTTGTACGAGGGGCACAAACAGATCGTTCTCTCCAGCGATCGCTTTCCCAAGGATATGCCGGATATCGAGGAACGCCTGCGGTCTCGTTTTGAATGGGGGCTGATCGCGGATTTGCAACCTCCGGATGTGGAGACTCGCATCGCCATCTTGCGGAAGAAATCAGAGGATGAAGGAGTCAAACTGCCGGAAGATGTCATACAGTTCCTCTCCACCACGATGAAGAGTAATATCCGCGAACTTGAAGGGAGTCTGGTTCGATTGGGTGCGTACGCCTCGCTCACGGGGCAAGTCATTACTCTCGAACTCGCGAAAAACGTTCTTCGCGACCTCATCGGCGACAAGAAGAAGATTGTTGCGATGGATGATATTCAGGAAGCGGTGTGCTCTCAGTTTCACGTCAAATTGACGGAACTGAAATCCCGTCGCCGGAGCAAAACCCTTGTGCATCCTCGGCAGATTGCGATGTATCTGTGTCGCGAACTCACCGACGCATCGTACCCGGAAATCGGACGACAATTTGGCGGCAAGGATCATACGACCATCATTCACGCGTGCCGACAGGTTGCGAAGGCCAAGGAGGCTGATACAGAGTTGCATGCGACGCTCGAAACATTGAAGGAACATATTCTTCGAAGCTAA
- the dnaN gene encoding DNA polymerase III subunit beta yields MKVRIGRDELLTGLQRVQGVVEKRNTMPILSNILLEARQDGVEIIATDLEIGMRGLYKATMITSGGVTISARKLFEIVKELPPGDIELTATDNNWTTIQAGKSQFKVVGLPSTEYPALPTIEREGLTPLSGDGLLELIRKTLFAAGDNDARYILNGLLVTLVATDKKTTLRLVGTDGHRLAVAEQEVGKAGSKGIPQEIKAIIPKKAAHEIRHLLEEGGDSDPLIGFSKNLMIFRKSGLLLTSRLMEGNYPNYQQVIPKESGKHISVNRAELESALRRVSVLSKDKASAVKVSFTSGKMTLFSSSPDYGEATEELPARYEGDALNTGFNARYLLDTFSVMDGDTVSLQMDTPLSPCLIQEPESPGFKCVVMPIKI; encoded by the coding sequence ATGAAAGTACGCATTGGGCGAGATGAACTGTTGACGGGTCTCCAACGGGTGCAAGGCGTCGTGGAGAAACGCAATACGATGCCGATACTGTCCAACATTCTGTTGGAAGCCAGGCAGGATGGGGTGGAGATCATTGCGACAGACCTCGAAATCGGTATGCGAGGTCTGTACAAGGCGACCATGATCACGAGCGGAGGCGTGACCATATCGGCTCGTAAGCTGTTCGAGATCGTGAAGGAATTACCTCCCGGCGACATTGAATTGACGGCCACGGACAACAACTGGACCACTATTCAGGCTGGAAAGAGCCAATTCAAGGTGGTGGGACTTCCCAGCACCGAGTATCCGGCATTGCCGACGATCGAGCGGGAAGGGCTGACACCTCTCTCGGGAGACGGACTACTCGAATTGATTCGGAAGACCCTCTTTGCTGCGGGTGATAACGATGCCAGGTACATCTTGAACGGCCTTTTGGTGACGTTGGTTGCGACCGACAAGAAAACCACCCTGCGATTAGTCGGCACGGACGGCCATCGGCTGGCCGTGGCGGAGCAGGAAGTGGGCAAGGCCGGCAGTAAAGGCATACCGCAGGAAATAAAAGCCATTATTCCCAAGAAAGCCGCGCATGAGATTCGACATCTGTTGGAAGAGGGAGGCGATAGTGATCCGCTCATCGGCTTCTCCAAGAATCTCATGATCTTCCGCAAGAGCGGTCTGCTGCTGACCTCACGGCTGATGGAAGGCAACTATCCCAACTACCAACAGGTGATTCCCAAAGAGAGCGGCAAGCACATCAGCGTGAACCGGGCAGAATTGGAAAGCGCGCTGCGTCGGGTGTCGGTGTTGTCCAAGGACAAGGCCAGCGCAGTAAAGGTTTCGTTCACTTCCGGCAAGATGACTCTGTTTTCGAGCAGTCCGGACTATGGAGAAGCGACTGAAGAATTGCCGGCTCGGTACGAGGGTGATGCGCTCAACACCGGATTCAACGCCCGTTATCTTTTGGATACGTTTAGCGTGATGGACGGGGACACGGTGTCTCTTCAGATGGATACGCCCCTGAGTCCGTGTCTCATCCAGGAGCCGGAAAGCCCGGGGTTCAAGTGCGTGGTCATGCCCATTAAGATTTAG
- the gyrB gene encoding DNA topoisomerase (ATP-hydrolyzing) subunit B has product MATEDSSPTKSESYRADQIKVLEGLDAVRKRPAMYIGSTGVDGLHHLVYEVVDNSVDEHMAGFGEAIEVTIHIDGSVTVIDNGRGIPTGMHPTQHKSAAEVALTVLHAGGKFEQGAYTVSGGLHGVGISVVNALSEWLELEIWQDAQVFEQRYERGKPNAPLKATGKTKRRGTKVRFKPDGQVFETLEFSFDILAQRLRELAFLNKGLAITLRDERKEPAKEQVFLYKGGIVSFVEHLNEAKTPLHKPIFVKVEKPEMILEVALQYNDSYAENLFSFANNINTKEGGTHLVGFKAALTRTINTYANANDLLKKETESLSGDDVREGLTAVVSVKVRNPQFEGQTKAKLGNSEVKGVVETAVNEKLGAYFEENPPVARKIIGKAIDAARAREAARKAKDLIRRKSALDGGSLPGKLADCSEKDPALSELYIVEGDSAGGSAKQGRDRKFQAILPLKGKILNVEKARFDKMLSSDEIRTLIMALGTGIGRKREESDKSEKDTFDIAKARYHKIILMTDADVDGSHIRTLLLTFFFRQMPELIERGYIYIAQPPLFKVKKGKAERYLKDEGSLNEYLADLAVEDVELYMEGAQGYVTGRRLLPILKKMISFETLLGRLNKKPHEATMLRAFVDEPGLDRELLKDRAALQRSVENVKRALAVAFPKVTSTFDVLDDEEHQSNKVVCRLHTNGVTHELDVTHELVGSADFRELQKLTPSAIGLGRPPYKLKAKGHESPYRTTDELAKAILDMGKQGLSIQRYKGLGEMNPGQLWETTMNPEMRTLLRVTLEDLTGVDEIFTILMGDEVEPRRHFIQTHALEVKNLDV; this is encoded by the coding sequence ATGGCCACAGAAGACTCTTCCCCAACCAAGTCAGAAAGCTATCGCGCCGATCAAATCAAAGTCCTCGAGGGCCTCGATGCGGTACGAAAGCGGCCGGCGATGTACATCGGAAGTACCGGCGTGGATGGACTCCACCATCTGGTCTATGAAGTCGTCGACAACAGCGTCGACGAACATATGGCGGGGTTCGGCGAGGCGATCGAGGTCACGATCCATATCGACGGGAGCGTGACGGTCATCGACAACGGGCGTGGCATTCCCACCGGCATGCACCCCACGCAACACAAGTCCGCCGCCGAGGTGGCGCTGACGGTCCTTCATGCAGGCGGTAAATTCGAGCAAGGCGCGTATACGGTCTCCGGCGGCCTGCACGGAGTCGGGATCTCCGTCGTGAACGCCTTGTCGGAATGGCTCGAGCTGGAGATCTGGCAGGACGCCCAGGTGTTCGAGCAGCGATATGAGCGCGGGAAACCCAATGCCCCCCTCAAGGCGACAGGCAAGACAAAGCGCCGAGGGACCAAGGTGCGGTTCAAGCCGGACGGTCAAGTCTTCGAGACGTTGGAATTCAGCTTCGACATATTGGCCCAGCGGCTCCGCGAGCTGGCGTTTTTGAATAAAGGCTTGGCCATTACGCTGAGAGATGAGCGGAAAGAGCCGGCGAAAGAACAGGTCTTTCTGTACAAGGGCGGGATCGTGTCCTTCGTCGAACATCTGAACGAAGCCAAAACGCCGCTGCACAAGCCGATCTTTGTCAAGGTTGAGAAGCCGGAGATGATTCTGGAAGTCGCGCTTCAGTACAACGATAGTTATGCGGAAAACCTGTTTTCATTCGCGAACAACATCAATACCAAAGAAGGCGGCACGCATTTGGTGGGGTTCAAGGCCGCTCTGACGAGGACGATCAACACCTATGCGAATGCGAACGATCTGCTGAAGAAAGAAACCGAGTCGCTGAGCGGCGACGATGTGCGCGAAGGGCTCACCGCCGTCGTCAGCGTCAAGGTGCGCAATCCGCAATTCGAGGGGCAGACGAAAGCGAAGCTCGGCAACAGCGAAGTCAAAGGTGTCGTCGAGACGGCGGTCAACGAGAAACTCGGCGCCTATTTCGAGGAAAATCCGCCGGTCGCGCGCAAGATCATCGGCAAGGCGATCGATGCGGCCCGCGCACGCGAAGCCGCTCGCAAAGCCAAGGATCTGATCAGACGCAAGAGCGCGCTCGATGGAGGTTCCCTTCCCGGGAAATTGGCGGATTGTTCGGAAAAGGATCCGGCGTTGAGCGAACTGTACATCGTGGAAGGCGATTCGGCCGGCGGATCCGCGAAGCAAGGACGCGACCGCAAGTTCCAAGCCATCTTGCCGCTGAAAGGGAAGATCCTGAACGTCGAGAAGGCGCGTTTCGACAAGATGTTGTCGAGCGACGAGATCAGGACGCTCATCATGGCGCTGGGAACCGGAATCGGTCGCAAGCGGGAAGAAAGCGACAAGTCGGAGAAAGACACGTTCGATATCGCCAAGGCTCGCTATCACAAGATCATTCTCATGACCGATGCCGACGTCGACGGCAGCCACATCCGTACCTTGCTCTTGACGTTCTTTTTCCGGCAAATGCCTGAGCTGATTGAACGGGGGTATATCTACATCGCTCAGCCACCGCTGTTCAAAGTGAAAAAAGGCAAGGCGGAGCGGTATCTGAAAGATGAAGGATCGCTGAATGAGTACTTGGCCGACCTCGCGGTCGAGGACGTCGAATTATACATGGAAGGGGCCCAGGGATACGTGACCGGGCGCCGGCTATTGCCGATTCTAAAGAAAATGATCTCGTTCGAAACATTGCTCGGTCGCCTCAATAAAAAGCCGCACGAAGCCACCATGCTGCGCGCCTTTGTCGATGAACCGGGGCTCGATCGCGAACTCCTGAAGGATCGAGCGGCACTGCAGCGATCAGTCGAGAACGTCAAGAGAGCGCTGGCCGTGGCGTTTCCGAAGGTGACATCGACCTTCGACGTGCTCGACGACGAAGAACATCAATCGAACAAGGTTGTGTGCCGGCTTCACACAAACGGTGTCACCCACGAACTGGACGTCACTCACGAACTTGTCGGTTCCGCGGACTTTCGTGAGCTCCAGAAACTGACTCCTTCTGCCATCGGATTAGGGCGTCCACCCTACAAGCTCAAAGCGAAAGGTCACGAGAGTCCCTATCGCACGACCGATGAACTGGCGAAAGCGATCTTGGATATGGGGAAGCAGGGACTCAGTATCCAGCGATACAAAGGTCTGGGAGAAATGAACCCTGGACAGCTCTGGGAAACCACCATGAATCCTGAAATGCGCACGCTCTTGAGGGTGACGCTTGAAGACCTCACCGGGGTCGACGAGATCTTTACGATTCTGATGGGCGATGAGGTCGAACCGCGGCGTCATTTCATTCAAACCCATGCCCTCGAAGTGAAAAACCTGGACGTCTAA